The Vespula vulgaris chromosome 12, iyVesVulg1.1, whole genome shotgun sequence genome window below encodes:
- the LOC127067886 gene encoding cytoplasmic 60S subunit biogenesis factor ZNF622 isoform X1, producing the protein MIVKYLEILSLTEKEIETMTSPFTCITCRVAFKDLEIQRQHYKSDWHRYNLKRKVADLPPVTVEDFQKRVIAQRNQNDKSLEENMYCGVCGKTFSTKNQYVNHLSSKKHREKLLKLDISHSGSEDESTVDDSALSASVISSISNATTVKTADIGSHSERTIDDMDIDSDVESVDSDEWIEDTDNPIKNNNCLFCKHHSRSIVQNLRHMTMAHSFFIPDPEYCIDIKGLLTYLGEKIYANYTCIWCNDSGKAFQSVESVKAHMIDKGHCKMLHEGDALVEYAQFYDYSSSYPDVETSDPDAEVEIPELDDTDYQLVLPSGNVIGHRSLMRYYKQSLNPNRTVAMSKNDKLRNVISQYKALGWTDTKKEIAIKKARDIKFMQKIQAKYTLKLSLKANKLQQHFRPQVNF; encoded by the exons aTGATTGTGaaatatcttgaaatattatctctCACAGAAAAG gaaaTAGAAACCATGACTTCGCCATTTACGTGTATAACCTGCCGTGTGGCGTTTAAGGATCTCGAGATACAGAGACAACATTATAAATCCGACTGgcatagatataatttaaaaagaaaagtggcAGATCTGCCTCCTGTTACGGTAGAAGATTTTCAAAAGAGGGTTATTGCCCAACGTAATCAAAATGATAAGTcgttagaagaaaatatgtattgtGGAGTGTGTGGTAAAACATTCAGTACTAAAAATCAATATGTAAATCATTTATCGTCTAAGAAGCATAgagagaaattattgaaattagatATATCTCACTCTGGTTCCGAAGATGAAAGTACGGTAGATGACTCAGCTTTGTCAGCTTCTGTAATATCTTCTATCTCAAATGCTACAACTGTTAAAACAGCTGATATTGGTAGTCATAGTGAAAGAACTATAGATGATATGGATATTGATTCTGATGTTGAATCTGTAGATTCTGATGAATGGATTGAAGATACAGATAATCCTATCAAGAATAATAATTGCTTGTTTTGTAAACATCACAGTCGATCCATAGTACAAAATTTGAGACACATGACAATGGCACATTCCTTTTTCATACCTGATCCGGAATATTGTATAGATATCAAAGGTTTGCTTACTTAtttaggagaaaaaatatatgctaACTACACATGCATTTGGTGTAACGATTCTG GGAAAGCATTTCAAAGTGTCGAATCAGTCAAGGCACATATGATCGACAAAGGTCATTGTAAAATGTTGCACGAGGGCGATGCACTTGTAGAGTATGCACAGTTTTACGACTACTCCTCTAGTTATCCTGATGTAGAGACATCAGATCCAGATGCAGAAGTTGAAATACCCGAACTAGATGATACCGATTACCAACTAGTTTTACCATCTGGTAATGTGATTGGCCATCGGTCTTTAATGAGATATTACAAGCAGAGTTTAAATCCAAATAGGACTGTTGCTATGTCTAAAAATGATAAGCTACGTAATGTAATATCGCAATATAAAGCTTTAGGATGGACCGAtacaaagaaggaaatagcTATTAAAAAAGCtagagatattaaatttatgcAAAAAATACAAGCTAAATATACTTTAAAATTAAGTTTGAAAGCAAACAAGTTGCAACAGCACTTTAGACCacaagttaatttttaa
- the LOC127067893 gene encoding uncharacterized protein LOC127067893 isoform X1: protein MTFLRRQETSRISSREKGSVYRKGGGSRTSSKRFTNGSTISFVRCNPLVGSSGESIAPTWFPGILKGTRNGQAACMIIEEYPPLPIKPRQNPHQDTTHRFLNHLVLPKHRTSKFSSNRHRKLQPFRET from the exons ATGACTTTTCTTCGACGACAAG aAACATCCAGGATATCATCCAGAGAGAAAGGATCGGTGTACAGGAAAGGCGGCGGTAGTAGGACATCGTCCAAACGGTTTACAAACGGCAGCACCATCTCGTTCGTTCGGTGCAATCCTTTGGTAGGATCAAGCGGTGAATCGATCGCACCAACCTGGTTCCCAGGGATTCTTAAAGGCACGAGAAACGGACAGGCAGCGTGTATGATCATTGAAGAATATCCCCCTCTGCCCATCAAACCGAGGCAAAATCCGCATCAAGATACCACCCatcgatttttaaatcatctGGTCCTGCCTAAACACAGGACCTCAAAATTTTCCAG TAATAGGCATCGGAAGTTACAACCGTTCAGAGAAACGTGA
- the LOC127067893 gene encoding uncharacterized protein LOC127067893 isoform X2 has protein sequence MRLYRAETSRISSREKGSVYRKGGGSRTSSKRFTNGSTISFVRCNPLVGSSGESIAPTWFPGILKGTRNGQAACMIIEEYPPLPIKPRQNPHQDTTHRFLNHLVLPKHRTSKFSSNRHRKLQPFRET, from the exons ATGCGTCTATACCGAGCAG aAACATCCAGGATATCATCCAGAGAGAAAGGATCGGTGTACAGGAAAGGCGGCGGTAGTAGGACATCGTCCAAACGGTTTACAAACGGCAGCACCATCTCGTTCGTTCGGTGCAATCCTTTGGTAGGATCAAGCGGTGAATCGATCGCACCAACCTGGTTCCCAGGGATTCTTAAAGGCACGAGAAACGGACAGGCAGCGTGTATGATCATTGAAGAATATCCCCCTCTGCCCATCAAACCGAGGCAAAATCCGCATCAAGATACCACCCatcgatttttaaatcatctGGTCCTGCCTAAACACAGGACCTCAAAATTTTCCAG TAATAGGCATCGGAAGTTACAACCGTTCAGAGAAACGTGA
- the LOC127067886 gene encoding cytoplasmic 60S subunit biogenesis factor ZNF622 isoform X2 yields MTSPFTCITCRVAFKDLEIQRQHYKSDWHRYNLKRKVADLPPVTVEDFQKRVIAQRNQNDKSLEENMYCGVCGKTFSTKNQYVNHLSSKKHREKLLKLDISHSGSEDESTVDDSALSASVISSISNATTVKTADIGSHSERTIDDMDIDSDVESVDSDEWIEDTDNPIKNNNCLFCKHHSRSIVQNLRHMTMAHSFFIPDPEYCIDIKGLLTYLGEKIYANYTCIWCNDSGKAFQSVESVKAHMIDKGHCKMLHEGDALVEYAQFYDYSSSYPDVETSDPDAEVEIPELDDTDYQLVLPSGNVIGHRSLMRYYKQSLNPNRTVAMSKNDKLRNVISQYKALGWTDTKKEIAIKKARDIKFMQKIQAKYTLKLSLKANKLQQHFRPQVNF; encoded by the exons ATGACTTCGCCATTTACGTGTATAACCTGCCGTGTGGCGTTTAAGGATCTCGAGATACAGAGACAACATTATAAATCCGACTGgcatagatataatttaaaaagaaaagtggcAGATCTGCCTCCTGTTACGGTAGAAGATTTTCAAAAGAGGGTTATTGCCCAACGTAATCAAAATGATAAGTcgttagaagaaaatatgtattgtGGAGTGTGTGGTAAAACATTCAGTACTAAAAATCAATATGTAAATCATTTATCGTCTAAGAAGCATAgagagaaattattgaaattagatATATCTCACTCTGGTTCCGAAGATGAAAGTACGGTAGATGACTCAGCTTTGTCAGCTTCTGTAATATCTTCTATCTCAAATGCTACAACTGTTAAAACAGCTGATATTGGTAGTCATAGTGAAAGAACTATAGATGATATGGATATTGATTCTGATGTTGAATCTGTAGATTCTGATGAATGGATTGAAGATACAGATAATCCTATCAAGAATAATAATTGCTTGTTTTGTAAACATCACAGTCGATCCATAGTACAAAATTTGAGACACATGACAATGGCACATTCCTTTTTCATACCTGATCCGGAATATTGTATAGATATCAAAGGTTTGCTTACTTAtttaggagaaaaaatatatgctaACTACACATGCATTTGGTGTAACGATTCTG GGAAAGCATTTCAAAGTGTCGAATCAGTCAAGGCACATATGATCGACAAAGGTCATTGTAAAATGTTGCACGAGGGCGATGCACTTGTAGAGTATGCACAGTTTTACGACTACTCCTCTAGTTATCCTGATGTAGAGACATCAGATCCAGATGCAGAAGTTGAAATACCCGAACTAGATGATACCGATTACCAACTAGTTTTACCATCTGGTAATGTGATTGGCCATCGGTCTTTAATGAGATATTACAAGCAGAGTTTAAATCCAAATAGGACTGTTGCTATGTCTAAAAATGATAAGCTACGTAATGTAATATCGCAATATAAAGCTTTAGGATGGACCGAtacaaagaaggaaatagcTATTAAAAAAGCtagagatattaaatttatgcAAAAAATACAAGCTAAATATACTTTAAAATTAAGTTTGAAAGCAAACAAGTTGCAACAGCACTTTAGACCacaagttaatttttaa
- the LOC127067889 gene encoding V-type proton ATPase subunit D: MSGKDKLPIFPSRGAQMLMKSRLQGATKGHGLLKKKADALQMRFRMILGKIIETKTLMGEVMKEAAFSLAEAKFATGDFNQVVLQNVTKAQIKIRSKKDNVAGVNLPVFESYQDGSDTYELAGLARGGQQLTKLKKNYQKAVKLLVELASLQTSFVTLDEVIKITNRRVNAIEHVIIPRIERTLAYIISELDELEREEFYRLKKIQDKKKIAKTKSEAARAVMIAAGKESEAANMLDEGDEDLLF, encoded by the exons ATGTCTGGAAAAGATAAACTTCCAATTTTCCCCTCTCGGGG TGCACAGATGTTAATGAAATCACGTCTACAAGGAGCAACAAAAGGTCATGGGTTACTCAAGAAAAAGGCTGACGCGTTGCAGATGCGTTTTAGAATGATTCTAGGAAAAATTATAGag ACAAAAACTCTTATGGGAGAAGTAATGAAAGAAGCTGCCTTTTCTTTAGCCGAAGCAAAATTTGCTACTGGTGACTTTAATCAAGTTGTTCTACAAAATGTCACCAAGGCACAAATTAAGATTCGTTCAAAAAAGGACAATGTCGCTGGTGTTAATCTTCCAGTATTTGAATCGTATCAAGACGGTAGCGATACTTATGAGTTAGCTGGATTGGCTAGAGGTGGACAGCAATTAACGAAACTAAAGAAAAACTATCAGAAAGCAGTTAAATTATTAGTAGAATTGGCATCTTTACAAACAAGTTTTGTAACCCTAGATGAAGtcattaaaattacaaatcgTCGTGTAAATGCCATTGAACATGTTATCATTCCAAGAATCGAAAGAACTCTcgcatatattatatctgaATTAGATGAactcgaaagagaagaattctATCGTTTAAAGAAGATtcaagataagaagaaaatagcaaaaacgaag tccGAGGCAGCTAGAGCAGTAATGATTGCTGCTGGTAAAGAATCAGAAGCGGCGAATATGTTGGACGAAGGAGACGAGGATTTACTCTTTTAA
- the LOC127067883 gene encoding acetylcholine receptor subunit alpha-like 2 isoform X1, whose protein sequence is MIVRLITVILTARICYGNPDAKRLYDDLLSNYNRLIRPVLNNTDTVVVKLGLRLSQLIDLNLKDQILTTNVWLEHEWQDHKFQWDPSEYGGVTELYVPSEHIWLPDIVLYNNADGEYGVTTMTKAILHFTGKVLWTPPAIFKSSCEIDVRYFPFDQQTCFMKFGSWTYDGFQIDLKHINQKLGDKVEVGIDLREYYPSVEWDILGVPAERHKKYYPCCHEPYPDIFFNITLRRKTLFYTVNLIVPCVSISYLSVLAFYLPADSGEKIALCINILLSQTMFFLLISEIIPSTSLALPLLGKYLLFTMILVGLSVVITIIILNVHYRKPSTHKMAPWVRKIFLQQLPRLLLMRVQDDFNHDLAAYKIHGGGKSRKKSKFNAAVAAAVQSSSIISSPDSARHQRIGGCNGLHTTTAHNRFLGGGFGGYNGLPTVMSGLDESLSDITPKKKYPFELEKALHNVTFIQHHIQRQDEFNSEDQDWSYVSMVLDRFFLFVFTIASIGGTLTILAEAPALYDTTKAIDMQYSSITHRQYLPPNQHSTEPSV, encoded by the exons ATGATAGTCAGATTAATTACCGTGATCCTCACAGCGAGGATTTGCTATGGGAATCCCGATGCTAAACGACTTTACGATGACCTACTCTCGAATTACAATCGTCTTATTCGACCCGTTTTGAACAACACAGATACGGTCGTTGTTAAGCTAGGTCTTCGTCTCTCGCAGCTCATTGACCTG aaTTTAAAGGATCAAATCTTAACAACAAACGTTTGGTTAGAACAT GAATGGCAGGATCACAAGTTTCAATGGGATCCATCGGAATATGGAGGTGTGACGGAACTCTATGTACCGAGCGAACATATATGGTTACCCGATATCGTACTTTACAACAA CGCCGATGGAGAATATGGCGTAACCACCATGACAAAAGCTATTTTACATTTCACGGGTAAAGTTCTTTGGACACCACCAgctatttttaaatcatcctGCGAAATCGACGTCAGATATTTTCCATTCGATCAGCAAACTTGTTTCATGAAGTTTGGTTCGTGGACGTACGATGGCTTCCAG ATCGATTTGAAACACATTAATCAAAAATTAGGAGACAAAGTAGAAGTTGGTATCGATCTACGTGAATATTATCCAAGTGTCGAATGGGACATTTTAGGTGTACCAGCGGAACGTCACAAGAAGTATTATCCCTGTTGTCACGAACCTTATCCTGACATATTCTTCAATATCACGTTACGTCGTAAAACTCTCTTCTATACGGTGAACCTAATCGTACCGTGCGTGAGCATCTCTTATCTTTCGGTATTGGCTTTCTATCTACCTGCTGATTCAGGAGAGAAAATAGCCTTGTGTATCAACATTCTCCTATCTCAAACAATGTTCTTCCTATTGATATCAGAAATCATACCGTCTACTTCGTTAGCATTACCATTATTAGGCAAATACTTACTCTTCACAATGATCCTCGTAGGTCTTTCGGTagttataacaataataatattaaatgttcaTTATCGTAAACCAAGTACACACAAAATGGCACCGTGGGTCAGAAAGATATTCCTTCAACAATTACCAAGGTTATTACTAATGAGAGTACAGGATGATTTTAACCATGATCTTGCTGCTTACAAAATACATGGAGGAGGGAAATCtaggaaaaaaagtaaattcaaTGCAGCCGTTGCAGCTGCTGTTCAATCTTCCTCCATCATCTCTTCTCCGGATTCTGCTCGTCATCAACGTATCGGTG GTTGCAACGGCTTACATACAACAACTGCACACAACAGATTTCTTGGTGGAGGTTTTGGTGGCTACAATGGACTTCCAACTGTCATGTCTGGATTGGATGAGTCTTTGAGCGACATCACTCCTAAAAAAAAGTATCCATTCGAACTCGAGAAAGCTTTACACAATGTGACGTTCATTCAACATCATATACAACGGCAGGACGAGTTCAATTCT GAGGATCAAGATTGGAGTTATGTCTCTATGgttctcgatcgattttttctctttgtcttcaCGATAGCTTCCATAGGAGGAACACTTACTATTCTCGCTGAAGCTCCTGCCCTGTACGACACTACTAAAGCTATCGACATGCAATATTCTTCTATTACTCATCGACAATATTTACCACCGAACCAACATTCAACGGAACCTtctgtttaa
- the LOC127067883 gene encoding acetylcholine receptor subunit alpha-like 2 isoform X2 yields the protein MIVRLITVILTARICYGNPDAKRLYDDLLSNYNRLIRPVLNNTDTVVVKLGLRLSQLIDLNLKDQILTTNVWLEHEWQDHKFQWDPSEYGGVTELYVPSEHIWLPDIVLYNNADGEYGVTTMTKAILHFTGKVLWTPPAIFKSSCEIDVRYFPFDQQTCFMKFGSWTYDGFQIDLKHINQKLGDKVEVGIDLREYYPSVEWDILGVPAERHKKYYPCCHEPYPDIFFNITLRRKTLFYTVNLIVPCVSISYLSVLAFYLPADSGEKIALCINILLSQTMFFLLISEIIPSTSLALPLLGKYLLFTMILVGLSVVITIIILNVHYRKPSTHKMAPWVRKIFLQQLPRLLLMRVQDDFNHDLAAYKIHGGGKSRKKSKFNAAVAAAVQSSSIISSPDSARHQRIGCNGLHTTTAHNRFLGGGFGGYNGLPTVMSGLDESLSDITPKKKYPFELEKALHNVTFIQHHIQRQDEFNSEDQDWSYVSMVLDRFFLFVFTIASIGGTLTILAEAPALYDTTKAIDMQYSSITHRQYLPPNQHSTEPSV from the exons ATGATAGTCAGATTAATTACCGTGATCCTCACAGCGAGGATTTGCTATGGGAATCCCGATGCTAAACGACTTTACGATGACCTACTCTCGAATTACAATCGTCTTATTCGACCCGTTTTGAACAACACAGATACGGTCGTTGTTAAGCTAGGTCTTCGTCTCTCGCAGCTCATTGACCTG aaTTTAAAGGATCAAATCTTAACAACAAACGTTTGGTTAGAACAT GAATGGCAGGATCACAAGTTTCAATGGGATCCATCGGAATATGGAGGTGTGACGGAACTCTATGTACCGAGCGAACATATATGGTTACCCGATATCGTACTTTACAACAA CGCCGATGGAGAATATGGCGTAACCACCATGACAAAAGCTATTTTACATTTCACGGGTAAAGTTCTTTGGACACCACCAgctatttttaaatcatcctGCGAAATCGACGTCAGATATTTTCCATTCGATCAGCAAACTTGTTTCATGAAGTTTGGTTCGTGGACGTACGATGGCTTCCAG ATCGATTTGAAACACATTAATCAAAAATTAGGAGACAAAGTAGAAGTTGGTATCGATCTACGTGAATATTATCCAAGTGTCGAATGGGACATTTTAGGTGTACCAGCGGAACGTCACAAGAAGTATTATCCCTGTTGTCACGAACCTTATCCTGACATATTCTTCAATATCACGTTACGTCGTAAAACTCTCTTCTATACGGTGAACCTAATCGTACCGTGCGTGAGCATCTCTTATCTTTCGGTATTGGCTTTCTATCTACCTGCTGATTCAGGAGAGAAAATAGCCTTGTGTATCAACATTCTCCTATCTCAAACAATGTTCTTCCTATTGATATCAGAAATCATACCGTCTACTTCGTTAGCATTACCATTATTAGGCAAATACTTACTCTTCACAATGATCCTCGTAGGTCTTTCGGTagttataacaataataatattaaatgttcaTTATCGTAAACCAAGTACACACAAAATGGCACCGTGGGTCAGAAAGATATTCCTTCAACAATTACCAAGGTTATTACTAATGAGAGTACAGGATGATTTTAACCATGATCTTGCTGCTTACAAAATACATGGAGGAGGGAAATCtaggaaaaaaagtaaattcaaTGCAGCCGTTGCAGCTGCTGTTCAATCTTCCTCCATCATCTCTTCTCCGGATTCTGCTCGTCATCAACGTATCG GTTGCAACGGCTTACATACAACAACTGCACACAACAGATTTCTTGGTGGAGGTTTTGGTGGCTACAATGGACTTCCAACTGTCATGTCTGGATTGGATGAGTCTTTGAGCGACATCACTCCTAAAAAAAAGTATCCATTCGAACTCGAGAAAGCTTTACACAATGTGACGTTCATTCAACATCATATACAACGGCAGGACGAGTTCAATTCT GAGGATCAAGATTGGAGTTATGTCTCTATGgttctcgatcgattttttctctttgtcttcaCGATAGCTTCCATAGGAGGAACACTTACTATTCTCGCTGAAGCTCCTGCCCTGTACGACACTACTAAAGCTATCGACATGCAATATTCTTCTATTACTCATCGACAATATTTACCACCGAACCAACATTCAACGGAACCTtctgtttaa
- the LOC127067890 gene encoding lipopolysaccharide-induced tumor necrosis factor-alpha factor homolog: MEKTTGAGGSNMEPSAPMQASLPTGPPSYEEAIAYGGGLPNPPYPVGVSTMPVPPTYNQPPKQTTMPMPSNYAVPNDHSASQPFNTNQNFAPPPEVRIIHQHVTFALGPHAIKMTCPTCHTDIKTTTISDHQPSAHICCIVLCLLGCCLCSCLPYCMSAFMSVHHFCPNCKNYIGTWKG, from the exons ATGGAGAAAACTACAGGAGCTGGTGGTAGCAACATGGAACCATCAGCACCTATGCAAGCGTCATTACCAACAGGTCCACCTTCTTACGAAGAAGCTATTGCTTATGGTGGAGGTTTACCTAATCCTCCATACCCCGTAGGAGTATCGACGATGCCAGTACCACCAACGT ATAATCAGCCACCGAAACAGACTACAATGCCAATGCCCTCAAATTATGCTGTGCCGAATGACCACAGTGCATCGCAGCCGTTTAATACGAATCAGAACTTTGCACCTCCGCCGGAAGTGCGGATCATTCACCAACATGTAACCTTCGCTCTAGGTCCACACGCGATCAAAATGACTTGTCCGACGTGCCATACTGACATTAAGACCACTACGATATCGGATCATCAACCGAGTGCTCACATCTGTTGTATCGTGCTTTGCTTATTGGG atGTTGTTTATGCTCTTGTTTGCCTTACTGCATGAGTGCCTTCATGAGCGTCCATCACTTTTGTCCTAattgcaaaaattatattggtACGTGGAAGGGCTGA
- the LOC127067888 gene encoding arylalkylamine N-acetyltransferase 1-like: MNLFLSLSLSSYDTTLFSNGDARVKIPFSARKICPLPSPKMSDNLTIAEIPEDRFADAIDHLKWNFFADEPLNHAVGLCKKGESHFELERHCLLTLKQGYSRMLVTENGTIAGMALNGVLNEDERDEASRRLEEIDDEQFKKIFGQLYKVNKKVNLFWKYNVQELFECRILSVDENFRGKGLANVLMSDSLEVARKAGFKVFKADATGMYSQKVCLKHGFQVEAEIPYTDLPENIRPAPPHQAVKLMVKLLH; this comes from the exons ATgaacctttttctctctctctctctctcctcataCGATACAACCCTCTTTAGTAACGGAGATGCGCGTGTGAAAATTCCTTTCAGTGCGCGTAAAATTTGTCCTCTGCCCAGCCCAAAGATGTCCGATAATTTAACAATTGCTGAGATCCCTGAGGATCGTTTCGCCGATGCTATTGATCATTTAAAATGGAACTTCTTCGCGGATGAACCATTGAATCATGCTGTTGGATTATGCAAAAAAGGAGAATCTCATTTCGAACTGGAGAGACATTGTCTATTGACTTTGAAGCAGGGATACTCCAGGATGCTAGTGACCGAAAATGGAACT atAGCAGGTATGGCTCTAAATGGTGTCTTGAACGAGGACGAGAGAGATGAAGCTAGTCGACGACTGGAAGAGATAGATGACGaacaatttaaaaagattttcggACAACTCTATAAAGTCAACAAGAAGGTCAATTTATTTTGGAAATACAACGTGCAGGAATTATTCGAATGTCGTATTTTGAGCGTCGATGAGAATTTTCGCGGGAAAGGTCTGGCGAACGTTTTGATGTCGGATAGTCTTGAAGTTGCAAGGAAAGCTGGCTTCAAG GTATTCAAAGCCGATGCAACTGGTATGTATTCTCAAAAAGTTTGTTTAAAGCATGGCTTCCAAGTCGAAGCAGAGATTCCTTATACGGATCTTCCGGAGAACATCAGACCAGCTCCACCTCATCAAGCTGTAAAACTGATGGTAAAACTGTTGCATTAG